In the Solanum pennellii chromosome 5, SPENNV200 genome, one interval contains:
- the LOC107018563 gene encoding 2-alkenal reductase (NADP(+)-dependent) has translation MEKVEVAAVDQLLGKTVENKQIILKGYIEGIPKESDMELKIGKKLNLDKVPKGSNGLLVKNLYLSCDPFMRGRMRDFTGSYLPPFVPGEVIEGFGVSKVLDSDNPDFKPGDIISGFTGWEEYSLIYNTEQLRKIQADDMPLSYHIGLLGMPGFTAYAGFYEVCIPKKGDYVFVSAASGAVGQLVGQLAKLHGCYVVGCAGTKQKVDILKSKLGFDGAFNYKEEADIDKALKRHFPEGIDIYFDNVGGSILDAALLNMRIHGRIAICGMVSQQSLSNPQGIHNLFQLITKRVKMQGFLQSDYLHLFPRFLKDVSSLYKQGKITYLEDMNEGLESGPSAFVGLFSGRNMGKQVIRVAHH, from the exons atggagaaagtaGAAGTAGCAGCAGTAGATCAGCTACTAGGGAAAACAGTGGAAAACAAACAAATCATATTGAAAGGATATATTGAAGGAATTCCAAAAGAAAGTGATATGGAGTTGAAAATTGGCAAAAAATTGAATCTTGATAAAGTTCCAAAAGGGTCAAATGGATTATTGGTGAAGAATTTATACTTATCTTGTGATCCTTTTATGCGTGGACGGATGCGCGATTTCACCGGGTCTTACCTCCCTCCTTTCGTTCCGGGAGAG GTAATTGAAGGATTTGGCGTCTCCAAAGTTTTAGACTCGGATAATCCAGACTTCAAGCCAGGTGATATAATCTCAGGTTTCACCGGTTGGGAAGAATACAGCTTAATATACAATACCGAGCAGCTGAGGAAAATTCAGGCGGATGATATGCCTCTGTCCTATCATATCGGTCTTCTTG GCATGCCAGGTTTTACAGCTTATGCTGGATTTTACGAGGTTTGTATACCAAAAAAAGGGgattatgtttttgtttctGCTGCCTCGGGAGCAGTTGGCCAGCTCGTTGGCCAACTGGCGAAGTTACATGGATGCTACGTCGTAGGATGTGCTGGGACAAAACAAAAG GTTGACATACTAAAGAGTAAGCTTGGATTTGATGGAGCATTCAACTATAAGGAAGAAGCAGATATTGATAAAGCTCTCAAAAG ACATTTCCCGGAGGGGATCGACATTTACTTTGACAACGTGGGCGGATCCATTCTAGACGCAGCATTGCTCAACATGAGGATCCATGGTCGGATTGCCATATGCGGGATGGTTTCTCAGCAAAGCCTTTCTAATCCACAAGGTATACACAACTTGTTTCAGCTCATCACTAAGCGCGTTAAGATGCAGGGCTTTCTTCAGAGCGATTATCTACATCTATTTCCGCGCTTTCTTAAAGACGTTAGTAGCTTGTACAAGCAGGGAAAGATTACATACTTAGAAGACATGAACGAAGGCCTCGAGAGTGGTCCTTCCGCCTTTGTTGGACTGTTTTCTGGACGGAACATGGGTAAACAGGTCATCCGTGTCGCTCACCATTGA
- the LOC107019029 gene encoding L-ascorbate oxidase homolog — protein MNKQIVSFVLLLLFSCNLVYGEDPYITYEWKVTYGTLSPLGVPQQVILINGEFPGPKINCTSNNNIVVNVVNELDEPFLITWKGIQQRKNSWQDGTLGTNCPIPPGKNFTYRFQVKDQIGSYYYHPTTALHRAVGGYGPLTIHSRALIPVPFNPPADDFTVLVSDWYTKTHKTLKGLLDTGRSLGRPEGIVINGKSGKGDGKDAPMFTLVKGKTYRFRFCNVGMKDTINVRFQGHTMKLVEMEGSHTVQNMYEMLDIHLGQCLSVLINADQNPKDYYLVATSRFTKESHFATATLRYVNGVGGAAPLEKKEAPEGWEWSLNQFNSFRWNLTASSARPNPQGSYHYGQINITRTIRLVSTDGVVNGKQRYAINGVSHTDPETPIKLAQYYGVADKVFKYGLCKDEYMPPNGNEVITIAPNVVNVTYRNFVEIIFENHENSVQSWQLDGFNFFAVAIAPGRWKPEMRQNYNLLDAVSRSTIQVYPNSWAAIVTTLDNAGVWNLRSNALEKQYLGHQLYLSVNAPNTSLKDEYNMPDNELLCGIIKGLPRPKPYSI, from the exons ATGAATAAACAAATAGTAAGTTTTGTTCTTCTTTTGCTCTTTTCATGTAATTTGGTATATGGAGAAGATCCTTATATTACTTATGAATGGAAAGTTACTTATGGTACTCTTTCACCACTTGGTGTACCACAAcaagttattttaattaatggTGAATTCCCAGGACCTAAAATTAATTGTACATCAAACAACAACATTGTTGTAAATGTTGTCAATGAATTAGATGAACCATTTCTAATTACATGGAAAGGGATTCAACAAAGGAAGAATTCATGGCAAGATGGTACATTAGGGACAAATTGCCCTATCCCTCCTGGTAAAAACTTTACTTATCGTTTCCAGGTCAAGGATCAGATCGGTAGTTATTATTACCACCCTACAACCGCGCTACATAGGGCAGTTGGAGGGTATGGTCCTCTAACTATACATAGTCGCGCTTTGATCCCTGTCCCATTCAATCCCCCGGCTGATGATTTCACCGTTCTTGTGAGTGATTGGTATACTAAAACTCATAAAACATTGAAAGGTCTTTTAGACACAGGACGTTCGCTAGGAAGACCAGAAGGGATTGTTATAAATGGTAAAAGTGGTAAAGGTGATGGTAAAGACGCGCCGATGTTTACATTGGTTAAAGGTAAGACGTATAGGTTTAGGTTTTGTAACGTCGGTATGAAGGATACGATCAATGTTCGATTTCAAGGACACACAATGAAACTTGTGGAAATGGAAGGATCTCACACTGTTcaaaatatgtatgaaatgtTGGATATTCATTTGGGACAATGCTTATCTGTCTTGATCAATGCTGATCAAAACCCTAAGGACTATTACCTTGTTGCCACTTCACGTTTTACTAAGGAATCTCATTTCGCCACCGCGACACTCCGTTACGTCAACg GTGTAGGTGGGGCCGCCCCTCTTGAAAAGAAAGAAGCACCAGAAGGATGGGAATGGTCATTGAACCAATTCAACTCATTCCGATGGAATTTAACCGCGAGTTCAGCTAGACCTAATCCTCAAGGTAGTTACCACTACGGTCAAATCAACATCACCCGGACCATTAGGTTGGTGAGCACCGATGGCGTTGTGAACGGTAAACAGCGTTACGCAATCAACGGTGTGTCACACACGGATCCCGAGACACCGATTAAGTTGGCTCAATATTATGGTGTTGCGGACAAGGTGTTTAAATATGGGCTATGTAAGGATGAGTATATGCCACCAAATGGAAATGAAGTAATCACAATTGCACCTAATGTTGTTAATGTTACATATCGcaattttgttgaaattatatttgaaaatcatgAGAATAGTGTTCAATCTTGGCAATTAGATGGATTCAACTTCTTTGCCGTTGC GATCGCACCGGGGAGATGGAAGCCAGAGATGAGACAAAACTACAACTTACTTGATGCTGTGAGTAGGAGTACAATCCAAGTGTACCCAAATTCATGGGCTGCAATTGTAACAACACTTGACAATGCTGGGGTTTGGAATTTAAGGTCCAATGCACTTGAAAAACAATATTTGGGCCATCAACTATATTTAAGTGTTAATGCACCAAACACATCATTGAAAGATGAGTACAACATGCCTGATAATGAATTGTTGTGTGGAATCATCAAGGGTTTGCCTCGTCCAAAACCTTACTCCATATAA
- the LOC107020953 gene encoding probable methylenetetrahydrofolate reductase gives MKVIEKIQESVKDDRVVFSFEFFPPKTEDGVDNLFERMERMVSHNPSFCDITWGAGGSTADLTLEISNRMQNMVCVETMMHLTCTNMPVEKIDHALETIKSNGIQNVLALRGDPPHGQDKFVQVEGGFACALDLVKHMRAKYGDYFGITVAGYPEAHPDVIPANGLATLETYENELAYLKRKVDAGADLIVTQLFYDTDNFLKFVSDCRQIGITCPIVPGIMPINNYKGFLRMTGFCKTRIPAEITAALEPIKDNEEAVKAYGIHLGTEMCRKIMASGIKTLHLYTLNMEKSALAILMNLGLIEESKISRPLPWRRPTNVFRIKEDVRPIFWANRPKSYISRTIGWDEFPHGRWGNAKNPSYGALSDYQFMRARSRDKKLQEEWAIALNSVEDIYERFMYYCLGKLRSCPWSELDGLQAETKIIDDHLGNINSKGFLTINSQPAVNGAKSDAPLVGWGRPGGYVYQKAYLEFFCSREKLNAVIEKCTAYPFLTYMAVNKKGNWMSNVNQIDVNAVTWGVFPSKEIVQPTVVDPASFMVWKDEAFEIWSRGWAQLYPENDPSRTLLEQVQNSYFLVSLVDNDYINGDLFAIFKDI, from the exons atgaaggttATTGAGAAAATTCAAGAATCTGTGAAAGATGACAGAGTAGTTTtctcttttgagttttttccACCAAAAACTGAAGATGGGGTTGATAATTTGTTTGAAAGAATGGAAAGAATGGTGTCACATAACCCATCTTTTTGTGATATTACATGGGGTGCTGGTGGTTCAACAGCAGATCTGACTCTTGAAATTTCAAATAGGATGCAGAATATGGTTTGTGTTGAGACTATGATGCATTTGACTTGTACTAATATGCCTGTTGAGAAAATTGATCATGCTCTTGAAACTATTAAGTCTAATGGGATTCAAAATGTTCTTGCTCTTCGTGGAGATCCTCCTCATGGACAAGATAAGTTTGTTCAAGTTGAAGGCGGTTTTGCTTGTGCTTTAGATCTG GTAAAGCACATGCGGGCCAAGTATGGGGATTACTTTGGGATCACTGTTGCGGGTTACCCAG AGGCTCATCCTGATGTTATACCTGCGAATGGACTAGCTACACTAGAGACATATGAAAACGAACTTGCCTATCTCAAACGGAAG GTTGATGCTGGAGCTGATCTCATTGTAACTCAACTCTTCTATGATACTGATAATTTCCTCAAGTTCGTCAGTGATTGTCGTCAAATTGGGATTACTTGTCCCATTGTTCCAGGAATCATGCCCATCAACAATTATAAGGGCTTCTTGCGCATGACTGGATTTTGCAAAACTAGg ATCCCGGCAGAGATTACAGCTGCCTTGGAACCTATTAAGGATAACGAAGAGGCTGTCAAAGCATATGGAATTCACCTTGGAACTGAAATGTGCAGGAAGATTATGGCCAGTGGCATTAAGACATTGCATCTTTATACATTAAACATGGAGAAATCAGCATTGGCCATTTTGATG AATCTTGGATTGATTGAAGAGTCCAAAATTTCAAGGCCGTTACCTTGGAGACGTCCTACAAATGTTTTCCGTATCAAAGAAGATGTCCGTCCGATATTCTG GGCCAACCGTCCAAAGAGCTACATCTCAAGAACCATTGGTTGGGACGAGTTTCCACATGGCCGATGGGGCAATGCTAAAAATCCGTCATATGGAGCACTTAGTGATTATCAG TTCATGCGGGCACGCTCACGTGATAAGAAACTTCAAGAGGAATGGGCTATTGCTCTCAATAGTGTGGAAGACATCTATGAG AGATTTATGTACTACTGTCTCGGGAAGCTGAGAAGTTGTCCTTGGTCTGAGTTAGACGGGCTTCAGGCAGAGACAAAGATCATCGATGATCACTTGGGTAATATAAACTCGAAAGGTTTCCTGACTATTAACAGCCAACCAGCAGTTAATGGTGCAAAGTCCGATGCTCCTTTAGTTG GATGGGGTCGTCCTGGTGGATATGTTTATCAAAAGGCATACTTAGAGTTCTTTTGCTCGCGTGAGAAGTTAAATGCTGTTATCGAAAAATGCACGGCTTACCCCTTCCTTACCTACATGGCTGTGAACAAGAAAGGAAACTGGATGTCCAACGTCAACCAAATCGATGTCAATGCAGTGACATGGGGCGTCTTCCCATCTAAGGAGATTGTACAGCCAACCGTCGTTGATCCTGCCAGCTTCATGGTATGGAAAGACGAGGCATTTGAAATCTGGTCAAGAGGTTGGGCTCAATTATACCCCGAGAACGATCCATCTAGAACATTGCTCGAACAG GTTCAAAACAGTTACTTCTTGGTCAGCCTTGTCGATAACGATTACATCAATGGAGATTTGTTTGCCATCTTCAAGGATATCTAG
- the LOC107020960 gene encoding tyrosine-protein phosphatase DSP3-like yields MDIILQEDDGILVPPVNFSAVEDNCIYRSGFPQSSNFSFLQSLNLSSIICLCPEPYPEKNLEFLQFNKVKLFQFGMDGTKEPSTMSRSAITEALKVLTDVRNHPVLIHCKRGKHRTGRIVGCLRKWQNWCLSSVMDEYKHFAGAKWRETDVRFLETYDVSCVRHCLESIIYTNYGSTKRCFLCIEEILQKPLMTSVL; encoded by the exons ATGGATATTATTTTGCAAGAAGATGATGGTATTTTAGTGCCACCTGTTAATTTCTCAGCAGTGGAAGATAACTGCATTTATAGATCTGGTTTCCCTCAGTCCTCCAATTTCTCATTTTTGCAATCACTCAATTTGAGCTCTATCAT ATGTTTGTGTCCAGAGCCTTATCCTGAAAAGAATTTAGAGTTTCTTCAATTTAACAAAGTAAAGCTTTTCCAATTTGGAATGGATGGAACCAAg GAGCCATCGACTATGTCGAGGAGTGCTATAACAGAGGCTTTGAAAGTGTTAACAG ATGTTAGAAACCATCCAGTTCTTATCCACTGCAAGCGCGGAAAG CATCGAACAGGTCGCATTGTTGGTTGCTTAAGGAAATGGCAGAATTGGTGTTTGTCTTCAGTGATGGACGAGTACAAGCATTTTGCTGGTGCGAAATGGAGGGAAACAGATGTGAGATTTCTCGAGACTTATGATGTTTCGTGCGTAAGGCATTGCCTCGAGAGCATTATCTACACGAATTATGGTTCAACGAAAAGATGCTTTTTATGTATAGAAGAAATTCTGCAGAAACCTCTGATGACTTCTGTTCTATAG